One window of Papio anubis isolate 15944 chromosome 10, Panubis1.0, whole genome shotgun sequence genomic DNA carries:
- the INHA gene encoding inhibin alpha chain precursor (The RefSeq protein has 2 substitutions compared to this genomic sequence), which translates to MVLPLLLFLLLAPQGGHSCQGPELARELVLAKVRALFLDALGSPVVTREGGDPGVRRLLRRHALGGFTRRGSEPEEEEDVSQAILFPATGASCEDKPTAGGLAQEAEEGLFTYMFRPSQHTRSRQVTSAHLWFHTGLDRQGTAASNSSEPLLGLLALSPAGPVAVPMSLGHAPPRWAVLHLATSALSLLTHPVLVLLLRCPLCTWSAQPEATPFLVAHTRTRPPSGGERARRSTPPMSWPWSPSALRLLQRPAEEPAAHANCHRVALNISFQELGWERWIVYPPSFIFHYCHGGCGLHIPPNLPLPVPGAPPTPAQPPSLLPGAQPCCAALPGTMRPLHVRTTSDGGYSFKYETVPNLLTQHCACI; encoded by the exons ATGGTGCTGCCCCTACTGCTCTTCTTGCTGCTGGCCCCACAGGGTGGTCACAGCTGCCAAGGGCCGGAGCTGGCCCGGGAGCTTGTTCTGGCCAAGGTGAGGGCCCTGTTCCTGGATGCCTTGGGGTCCCCCGTGGTGACCAGGGAAGGTGGGGACCCTGGAGTCAGGCGGCTGCTCCGAAGACATGCCCTGGGGGGCTTCACACGCAGGGGCTCTGAgcccgaggaggaggaggatgtctCCCAGGCCATCCTTTTCCCAGCCACAG GTGCCAGCTGTGAGGACAAGCCAACTGCCGGAGGGctggcccaggaggctgaggagggcctCTTTACATACATGTTCCGGCCATCCCAGCACACACGCAGCCGCCAAGTGACTTCAGCCCACCTGTGGTTCCACACTGGGCTGGACAGGCAGGGCACAGCAGCCTCCAATAGCTCTGAGCCCCTGCTAGGCCTGCTGGCACTGTCACCGGCAGGACCCGTGGCTGTGCCCATGTCTTTGGGCCATGCCCCCCCTCGCTGGGCCGTGCTGCACCTGGCCACCTCCGCTCTCTCACTGCTGACCCACCCCgtcctggtgctgctgctgcgCTGTCCCCTCTGTACCTGCTCAGCCCAGCCTGAGGCCACGCCCTTCCTGGTGGCCCACACTCGGACCAGACCACCCAGTGGAGGGGAGAGAGCCCGACGCTCAACTCCCCCGATGTCCTGGCCTTGGTCTCCCTCTGCTCTGCGCCTGCTGCAGAGGCCTCCGGAGGAACCAGCTGCCCACGCCAACTGCCACAGAGTAGCACTGAACATCTCCTTCCAGGAGCTGGGCTGGGAACGGTGGATCGTGTACCCTCCCAGTTTTATCTTCCACTACTGCCATGGTGGTTGTGGGCTGCACATCCCACCAAACCTGCCCCTTCCAGTCCCTGGGGCTCCCCctaccccagcccagcccccttCCTTGCTGCCAGGGGCCCAGCCCTGCTGTGCTGCTCTCCCAGGGACCATGAGGCCCCTACATGTCCGCACCACCTCGGATGGAGGATACTCTTTCAAGTATGAGACAGTGCCCAACCTTCTCACGCAACACTGTGCTTGTATCTAA
- the INHA gene encoding inhibin alpha chain isoform X1, which yields MATDICVRDRRSQCHGQGQLGLWGVERTGEDWGGHSCQGPELARELVLAKVRALFLDALGSPVVTREGGDPGVRRLLRRHALGGFTRRGSEPEEEEDVSQAILFPATGASCEDKPTAGGLAQEAEEGLFTYMFRPSQHTRSRQVTSAHLWFHTGLDRQGTAASNSSEPLLGLLALSPAGPVAVPMSLGHAPPRWAVLHLATSALSLLTHPVLVLLLRCPLCTCSAQPEATPFLVAHTRTRPPSGGERARRSTPPMSWPWSPSALRLLQRPPEEPAAHANCHRVALNISFQELGWERWIVYPPSFIFHYCHGGCGLHIPPNLPLPVPGAPPTPAQPPSLLPGAQPCCAALPGTMRPLHVRTTSDGGYSFKYETVPNLLTQHCACI from the exons ATGGCCACAGACATCTGCGTCAGAGATAGGAGGTCTCAATGCCACGGGCAGGGGCAACTCGGACTGTGGGGCGTGGAAAGGACTGGAGAAGACTGG GGTGGTCACAGCTGCCAAGGGCCGGAGCTGGCCCGGGAGCTTGTTCTGGCCAAGGTGAGGGCCCTGTTCCTGGATGCCTTGGGGTCCCCCGTGGTGACCAGGGAAGGTGGGGACCCTGGAGTCAGGCGGCTGCTCCGAAGACATGCCCTGGGGGGCTTCACACGCAGGGGCTCTGAgcccgaggaggaggaggatgtctCCCAGGCCATCCTTTTCCCAGCCACAG GTGCCAGCTGTGAGGACAAGCCAACTGCCGGAGGGctggcccaggaggctgaggagggcctCTTTACATACATGTTCCGGCCATCCCAGCACACACGCAGCCGCCAAGTGACTTCAGCCCACCTGTGGTTCCACACTGGGCTGGACAGGCAGGGCACAGCAGCCTCCAATAGCTCTGAGCCCCTGCTAGGCCTGCTGGCACTGTCACCGGCAGGACCCGTGGCTGTGCCCATGTCTTTGGGCCATGCCCCCCCTCGCTGGGCCGTGCTGCACCTGGCCACCTCCGCTCTCTCACTGCTGACCCACCCCgtcctggtgctgctgctgcgCTGTCCCCTCTGTACCTGCTCAGCCCAGCCTGAGGCCACGCCCTTCCTGGTGGCCCACACTCGGACCAGACCACCCAGTGGAGGGGAGAGAGCCCGACGCTCAACTCCCCCGATGTCCTGGCCTTGGTCTCCCTCTGCTCTGCGCCTGCTGCAGAGGCCTCCGGAGGAACCAGCTGCCCACGCCAACTGCCACAGAGTAGCACTGAACATCTCCTTCCAGGAGCTGGGCTGGGAACGGTGGATCGTGTACCCTCCCAGTTTTATCTTCCACTACTGCCATGGTGGTTGTGGGCTGCACATCCCACCAAACCTGCCCCTTCCAGTCCCTGGGGCTCCCCctaccccagcccagcccccttCCTTGCTGCCAGGGGCCCAGCCCTGCTGTGCTGCTCTCCCAGGGACCATGAGGCCCCTACATGTCCGCACCACCTCGGATGGAGGATACTCTTTCAAGTATGAGACAGTGCCCAACCTTCTCACGCAACACTGTGCTTGTATCTAA